The genome window GCCGGAAAAGAGATATTCAGGGTTCCCCCTCACCTTCATCCTATCCCACCAGGGGAGAGGAAAGTAAAGAAAAAGATGAGATCCTCACGGCTTCAAAGTACGAAGCCTCAGGATGACAGCATTTTTTAATTTGTCATTCTGAGGAGCGCATTATGCGACGTAAGAATCTCGTCTTTCATTCCTATTTCTTTTTTATTTTCTAAAAATTACCAATAAACATTTAAAGACACCCTCCCCGCCGCGAAAGCGGCACCCCTCCAAGGAGGGGAATTGTTGAGTTTATTTCCCGTTGAGGGAGGATTCAGGGAGGTGTACCTTTCTCGGTTTTTTTGTTCGCTTTTTACCCACTCCTTTATTTTCAGGATAGACTATTATAATATTGATACAAAAAGAATATTTTTATTATTAACAAGGGCGGTAAAAAATGAGCGTGAAATTAAGTTTTTTTACTGGAGGAGGAGTTGATGGAATCGGAGGCAACAAGATTCTTCTCGAGAGTCATGGAACGGCCTTGTTCCTTGATTTTGGAAAAAGCTTTGGTGAAGAGAACAAATACTTCGATGAGTTTCTTAAACCCCGAGGGCTTAATGGTTTAGGCGATCTCTTGGCTTTCGACCTCATTCCACCACTACCAGGTATCTACCGAGAAGACTTGGTCATTCCAACTCAAAACTGGTGGGAAAAAGTATTCAGTCATCCTGCTTTTAGAGACCTTACCATTCAGGGAGTTCTTTTAAGCCATGCTCACCTGGATCACTCCGGTTATATTTCTCTTTTATCTCCTGATATCCCGGTTTATACTAGCCTTCCCAGTGCTTTAATTTCCAAAGCTATTCAGGACTGTGGAATATCCGACTTTCTTTCAGAAATCGTCTATTCTAAACGGAAAGAAATACTGGAAGACGGCTTGATCTGCTCCGATAAGAATTACTCCAATCCATCTCAGCAAAGACCTTACCATGTTTTTACCCATCAATTACTTCCAGAATCAGTTAGATATTTCTGGAATCAAGCTCCTGGAAAACGCCCTCTTTCTCCAGTTTCACTCATACCAATTTTGGAAGAAAAGGTGACTATTGGGAACCTTCCAGTTCGATTTTGGTCGGTGGATCATTCCATCCCTGGTGCCGGAGCTTTTGGTATTAATACACCTGAAGGGTGGGTTCTCTATTCCGGAGACCTCCGGATGAGTGGAAAGCAAGCCAAAGACACCCAAAGATTTACCCAAGAAGCTGGTACCCTTCAACCACTTCTTTTGATCATCGAGGGGACTCGAGCTAGCCTGAATACAAATCGCGGCACAAAACACTTTACCGAGCAAGATGTTGCCGACCGGATCAGCCAGATCATCAAAAAAGCCAAGGGACTGGTCATTGCTGATTTCGGTCCACGAAATTTGGAGCGTTTAATTTCGGTTCTCAAAGCCACCGAAGAGGTGAATCGACAATTGGTAATTACTACTCGAGATGCTTATCTTCTCGAAGTCTTGAGTCAATGTGGTGAAGTCGACCTTCCAAACCCCTTAGGTTATCCCCATATCAGAGTCTATTCTGAAAAGAGGGTTCGTACCTCGGAATGGGAAAGCACCCTTTTAGAACGTTGCCGAACTCAATATTT of Candidatus Atribacteria bacterium ADurb.Bin276 contains these proteins:
- a CDS encoding Beta-lactamase superfamily domain protein, encoding MSVKLSFFTGGGVDGIGGNKILLESHGTALFLDFGKSFGEENKYFDEFLKPRGLNGLGDLLAFDLIPPLPGIYREDLVIPTQNWWEKVFSHPAFRDLTIQGVLLSHAHLDHSGYISLLSPDIPVYTSLPSALISKAIQDCGISDFLSEIVYSKRKEILEDGLICSDKNYSNPSQQRPYHVFTHQLLPESVRYFWNQAPGKRPLSPVSLIPILEEKVTIGNLPVRFWSVDHSIPGAGAFGINTPEGWVLYSGDLRMSGKQAKDTQRFTQEAGTLQPLLLIIEGTRASLNTNRGTKHFTEQDVADRISQIIKKAKGLVIADFGPRNLERLISVLKATEEVNRQLVITTRDAYLLEVLSQCGEVDLPNPLGYPHIRVYSEKRVRTSEWESTLLERCRTQYLTAEEVTFHPDDFVFCFSYYDFSELIDINPSGGVYIYSATEAFNEEMQLDAVKLKNWIDHFNFQLFGNPFAQENTDSYDPLHVGGHAQPDELLNIIETIHPRYLLPVHTECFEFFEKHFGTRKDIQLIRPKAGESVVLP